From the Egibacteraceae bacterium genome, the window GCCAGGGACCGACGCCGGCGGCGGCCACGGTCGCGCGCTTCACCGGGCTGGGCCTCGAACTCATCCCCGGCACGGGTCTGCTGCCTGCCTGCGTGCCCGGCGCGTTCGACGCGTGGATGCGTCTGCTCGCCGAGCTCGGCACGCTGCCCCTGCGCGAGGTGCTCACGCCGGCGATCGGCTATGCCGCCGGCGGCTACCCGGTCGCGACGGGCCTTGCGGCCGCGATCCGCCAGGTCGCGCCGCTGTTCCGTGAGCACTGGCCGACCTCCGCGGCCGTCTACCTCGCCGGTGGCCCGCCGGAGGCGGGCGCGCGCTTCCGCAACCCTGACCTCGCCGCGACCTACGCCCGGGTGCTCGCCGAGGCCGAGGCGGCCACCGCCGACCGCGACGGGCAGATCGCCGCCGCCCGGGACGCCTTCTACCGCGGCTTCGTCGCCGAGGCGATCGACGCCTTCTCTTCCGGCGGCGAGGTCGCCGACGCGACCGGCCGGCGGCACCGCGGGCTGCTCACCGGTGAGGACCTCGCACGCCACGACACGCCCCTCGAGGCGCCGGTGCGCCGGGGTTACCGCGGCTACACCGTCTGCAAGACGCAGAGCTGGGGGCAGGGGCCGGTCTTCTGCCAGCAGCTCGCCCTGCTCGAGGGGTTCGACCTGCCCGCGATGGCACACCTGTCGACCGACTTCGTCCACACGGTCGTGGAGTCGGCGAAGCTCGCCTTCGCCGACCGTGAGGCGTGGTACGGCGACCCGGCGTTCGCCGACGTGCCCCTCGACACGCTGCTCGGCGACGCGTATGCGGCGCAGCGGCGGGCACTGGTCGGCGCGACGGCGTCGGCCGAGCTGCGGCCCGGCGCCCCCGACGGCCGCCCGCCGCGGATGCCTCCCGCGGTTCGTGCGGTGCCGCCCGGGGTCGGTGCCGGGGACCCGAGCCTCCAGGGCGACACCTGCCACGTCTCCGCCGGCGACCGGTGGGGCAACCTCGTGGCCGCCACACCGAGCGGCGGGTGGCTGCAGAGCTCGCCGGTTGTGCCGGGCCTCGGCTTCAGCCTCGGGACCCGCGCGCAGATGATGTGGCTGACCGAGGGCCTTGCGAACACGCTCGCCCCGGGCAAGCGCCCGCGCACGACGCTGTCCCCCTCCCTCGCCTTGCGCGACGGGGAGGCCTACCTCGCCTTCGGCACCCCCGGCGGCGACCAGCAGGACCAGTGGTCGCTCGTGTTCTTCCTCGCCCACGTCGACGCGGGCCTCGACCTGCAGGCCGCGATCGACGCGCCGGCGTTCCACACGACCGCCTTCCCCAGCTCGTTCTACCCCCGGACCGCCGAGCCACGCGGGCTCGTCGTCGAGGGCCGCATCGGCTCGGGTGTCGTCGCCGACCTGCGCCGCCGCGGCC encodes:
- a CDS encoding gamma-glutamyltransferase family protein; this translates as MVASTHWLAAGTGMAMLEHGGNAFDAAVAAGFVLQVVEPHLNGPGGEVPILASSADGDVVVVNGQGPTPAAATVARFTGLGLELIPGTGLLPACVPGAFDAWMRLLAELGTLPLREVLTPAIGYAAGGYPVATGLAAAIRQVAPLFREHWPTSAAVYLAGGPPEAGARFRNPDLAATYARVLAEAEAATADRDGQIAAARDAFYRGFVAEAIDAFSSGGEVADATGRRHRGLLTGEDLARHDTPLEAPVRRGYRGYTVCKTQSWGQGPVFCQQLALLEGFDLPAMAHLSTDFVHTVVESAKLAFADREAWYGDPAFADVPLDTLLGDAYAAQRRALVGATASAELRPGAPDGRPPRMPPAVRAVPPGVGAGDPSLQGDTCHVSAGDRWGNLVAATPSGGWLQSSPVVPGLGFSLGTRAQMMWLTEGLANTLAPGKRPRTTLSPSLALRDGEAYLAFGTPGGDQQDQWSLVFFLAHVDAGLDLQAAIDAPAFHTTAFPSSFYPRTAEPRGLVVEGRIGSGVVADLRRRGHAVTVAGDWSLGRLSAVGREPGRLLKAAADPRGTQGYAVGR